Genomic DNA from Niabella ginsenosidivorans:
CTCAGGCGGCTTTCATCAAAGGCTGTAACGAATGCCTTGAATTGCCCAGACAATTGTTTCCATAGCGCAATATGCTCTTCTTTCGTGCCCTGGAACGTCTTTTCTAACTGCTCAACATTTTCTTTTCCGTGCAGTCTTTGCACCCAGGCATCTTCTGAAGAAAGCATGTGGAGCGTTGTTTGCCGGATGCTGCCAAAGCTGCTGATGACCGGCTGGTTCCATTGCTCATTGCTGATATTGCTTAACCAGCCACAGGTAATTTCTGTTGCCCATAGATGGTATGCTGCCAGCTCCGTGAAATAGTTATCCATTTTCAAATTGCCTGTTTTTTTTTACCGGATTATTTTTTAAATCCTATTCGTTCCCTGTTTTCCCATTTTCGCTCAGCCGCTTTTTCATCCAATAAATTTTCGAGCGCATCATAAATATGGCTGAGCTGCACATCATGCCCGCCGACTCGTTCTTTCAATTCTTTTATCTGCTCTTTAATGTCATTTTGTTGCAGCAAAATTTTTCTTACTTCCACAAATGCCCGCATGATGGCTATATTCATCTGAATAGCGCGATCACTGTTTAAAATACCACTCAGCATCGCCACGCCCTGTTCGGTAAAAGCATACGGCAATGTACTACGATGCCTTTGGGAACCGGTCACAAATTGTGACCGGTTCCCTGTAGTATTTTGATTATCAATGCTTTCAATATATGCTACATTAACTTCTGGTTTTATGTTGGTCCATTCCTGACGGGTGAGCTGAAACATAAAGTCTTTTGGAAAGCGTTTGATATTTCTTTTTACAGCCTGATTAAACGCCTTTGTTTCCACTTCATACAGCGCTGCCAGGTCAAAGTCAAGAAGCACCCGTTCACCTCTGATTTCATAAATCCTGTTTTGTATGGATCGTATTATCTGCATTTTAATTGTTATCAGAACTATAGTGCTATCTTTTTTGCATTATCGCGCTTATAATAATCAGTATAACCGGAAGCATGGCATAACCCCAGCAAAAAAAAGTTCCAAAACCTGTAGACTGAAATATTGTGTTCTTATAATAATTGATATTACAAAAAGACTTGTATCGGTCATTTGTTATTAAGTAATTATAGATGGGTAAACATGCTACTATACCACCAAGAAGGTAGAGAAGTTTGTATTTAGAATTAATGTTGATGATCGGAATATTCAATATGTTATTTAAATTCAGTATAATACCCAAAATCAATAAAAGGGTGAATAAAGCGGTTAAAGAAAAAGCATACGTATCCGGATCTTTGTCCGGCCATCTTGCATTGTAGAACATATAAATCCTGAAAAAAAAATATTTAAGGAAAAGCATCAACAATGAGTTTTTAAGGTACGTACATGATCCTCCTGGCTTTATAATAACTGTCAGCAGCATCCTCAATACTTTTTGCTGTTGGTAAAATAAAGTTTTGCCATACTTCATGCCACCAGTCATTTCCTGAAAGTGTGAGCACCCCATCCGTCAGGAAATACAATCCCGAAATGATCCAGCCGGGACCAGGAATAAAGGCCACCCCGGTCATGATTACGTCCAGGGCCAGTTTGCCGTTTGCCTCGGCGGTAAATCCTTTATTCGCTGCGTCTGCAACTGATAACACCACTCCGCCGGCTGCGGTTAAATGACCTGCTACTTTTACAAGTTTCATTGTTTTAAAAGTGGCATTAAAAGCCGCTTTTTCAACAGCAACAGCATCAG
This window encodes:
- a CDS encoding ORF6N domain-containing protein, producing MQIIRSIQNRIYEIRGERVLLDFDLAALYEVETKAFNQAVKRNIKRFPKDFMFQLTRQEWTNIKPEVNVAYIESIDNQNTTGNRSQFVTGSQRHRSTLPYAFTEQGVAMLSGILNSDRAIQMNIAIMRAFVEVRKILLQQNDIKEQIKELKERVGGHDVQLSHIYDALENLLDEKAAERKWENRERIGFKK
- a CDS encoding DinB family protein encodes the protein MDNYFTELAAYHLWATEITCGWLSNISNEQWNQPVISSFGSIRQTTLHMLSSEDAWVQRLHGKENVEQLEKTFQGTKEEHIALWKQLSGQFKAFVTAFDESRLSDQLHFKRFNGEASSAKYYQLFAQVVNHATYHRGQLVTLLRQVGYTDVNATDLIVYYRN